A region from the Mesorhizobium shangrilense genome encodes:
- a CDS encoding DUF4189 domain-containing protein has protein sequence MRSGFVAAVLGIALLWTGQVISADLSEGPPEPPAPPPHEEKGIWAAIAYSSTDARHGFFWGADKRQEAMDIALKHCDNAGGQNCSVVAVFRNHRHWNDDDQTGFPYNHCGALAVGERATDRLTPWGAKSAQTRREAEDLALQACETAGGKCKIREWVCT, from the coding sequence ATGAGATCAGGATTTGTGGCGGCAGTTCTCGGCATTGCCCTGCTGTGGACCGGGCAAGTTATCTCCGCCGATCTGTCGGAAGGACCGCCGGAACCGCCCGCTCCGCCACCGCATGAGGAAAAAGGGATATGGGCGGCGATCGCCTATTCCAGCACCGATGCCAGGCACGGCTTCTTCTGGGGCGCCGACAAGCGGCAGGAGGCAATGGATATCGCCCTCAAGCATTGCGATAACGCGGGCGGACAAAACTGCTCTGTCGTCGCCGTGTTCCGTAATCATCGCCATTGGAATGACGACGACCAGACCGGCTTTCCTTACAATCACTGTGGTGCCCTGGCCGTGGGGGAGAGGGCAACGGACCGACTGACGCCCTGGGGGGCAAAGTCCGCCCAGACCCGTAGGGAAGCCGAAGACCTCGCCCTGCAGGCCTGCGAGACGGCAGGGGGCAAATGCAAGATCCGCGAATGGGTCTGCACATAG
- a CDS encoding PrkA family serine protein kinase, giving the protein MRENHSDVFDLFSEIYANTAQEEISVQQYLLACRDNKSMYASAPERMVEAIGEPTLVDTSMDARLGRIFSNRTIKVYPTFADFYGMEDTIERIAGYFRYASQGLEERKQILYLLGPVGGGKSSLAERLKKLMEERPIYTLKVGNQISPVFESPLGLFHPDRMGDLLEDKYGIARRRLNGLISPWAAKRLDELSGDISKFSVVRLMPSRLRQIGIAKTEPGDENNQDVSALVGKVDIRQLENFSQSDPDAYSYSGGLNRTTQGLLEFVEMFKAPIKVLHPLLSATQEGSYNGTENFGAFPYQGIIVAHSNESEWLQFKNNKNNEAFLDRILVVKVPYCLRITEERQIYEKLLRESDLAASPCAPEVLDILSRFTVSTRLAKHDNSPLHTKMRIYDGENLKETDPKAKSIQEYRDAAGVDEGMTGVSTRFAFKILSQTFNYDTKEVAADPVHLMYILEDAIKREQFSKEMEAAYIEFIKSELATRYAEFIGHEIQKAYLESYSEYGQNLFDRYIAYADAWIEDQDYKDPDTGQILNREVLDSELSQIEKPAGIGNPKDFRNEIVKFTLRARARNHGRNPSWTSYEKLREVIEKRMFGQVEDLLPVISFGSKQDSVTEKRHSEFVQRMIERGYTERQVRRLVDWYMRVNKAG; this is encoded by the coding sequence ATGCGCGAGAATCACTCCGATGTCTTCGATCTTTTTTCAGAGATTTATGCGAATACGGCGCAGGAGGAGATAAGCGTCCAGCAGTACCTTCTTGCCTGCCGTGACAACAAGTCGATGTATGCCTCGGCGCCCGAACGCATGGTGGAGGCGATCGGCGAACCCACCCTGGTTGACACCAGTATGGACGCGCGGCTCGGCCGCATTTTCTCGAACAGGACAATCAAGGTGTATCCCACCTTTGCCGATTTTTATGGCATGGAGGATACGATCGAGCGCATCGCCGGATATTTCCGGTATGCCTCTCAAGGGCTCGAGGAACGCAAGCAGATCCTCTATCTTCTCGGGCCAGTCGGTGGAGGCAAATCCTCGTTGGCCGAACGACTGAAGAAACTGATGGAGGAGCGTCCGATCTACACGCTGAAGGTCGGCAATCAGATCAGTCCGGTTTTCGAATCACCGTTGGGGCTCTTCCACCCCGACCGCATGGGCGATCTGCTGGAGGATAAATACGGAATTGCGCGCCGCCGGCTGAATGGACTCATCTCACCCTGGGCAGCCAAGCGCCTGGACGAGTTGTCGGGCGACATTTCCAAGTTCAGCGTTGTGAGGCTGATGCCTTCACGGCTTCGCCAGATCGGCATCGCCAAGACCGAGCCCGGCGATGAAAACAATCAAGATGTTTCGGCTCTGGTCGGCAAAGTCGACATAAGACAGCTGGAGAATTTCAGTCAGTCCGATCCGGACGCCTATTCCTATAGCGGCGGGCTGAACCGAACGACGCAAGGATTGCTTGAGTTCGTCGAGATGTTCAAAGCGCCGATCAAGGTCTTGCACCCGCTACTGTCCGCGACCCAGGAAGGCAGTTACAACGGTACCGAAAATTTTGGAGCTTTCCCCTATCAAGGGATCATCGTGGCCCATTCCAACGAATCGGAATGGCTCCAGTTCAAGAACAACAAGAACAACGAGGCATTCCTTGATCGAATCCTCGTGGTTAAGGTTCCGTATTGCCTGCGGATTACCGAGGAGAGGCAGATCTACGAGAAATTGCTGCGCGAAAGTGACTTGGCCGCCAGTCCATGCGCTCCGGAAGTGCTGGACATTCTCAGCCGGTTCACTGTCTCGACCCGTTTGGCCAAGCACGACAACTCGCCGCTCCATACGAAGATGCGCATCTATGACGGCGAGAACCTTAAGGAAACTGATCCCAAGGCGAAGTCAATTCAGGAATATCGCGACGCCGCCGGGGTCGATGAGGGTATGACCGGCGTCAGCACGCGCTTCGCCTTCAAGATCCTGTCGCAAACATTCAACTACGACACCAAGGAAGTGGCCGCCGACCCGGTGCATTTGATGTACATTCTGGAGGACGCCATAAAGCGTGAGCAGTTCTCGAAGGAAATGGAGGCGGCCTATATCGAGTTCATAAAGTCGGAACTCGCCACGCGCTATGCCGAGTTCATCGGTCATGAGATCCAGAAGGCCTATCTGGAATCTTACAGCGAATATGGCCAGAACCTTTTCGATCGCTATATCGCGTATGCCGATGCGTGGATCGAGGATCAGGACTACAAGGACCCTGATACCGGCCAGATCCTCAACCGCGAGGTGCTGGACAGCGAACTCTCACAAATCGAAAAGCCAGCCGGCATTGGCAACCCCAAGGACTTCCGCAACGAGATTGTCAAGTTCACGTTGCGCGCGCGGGCACGAAACCATGGCCGCAACCCGTCATGGACCAGCTATGAAAAGCTGCGCGAAGTCATTGAGAAGCGGATGTTCGGCCAAGTCGAGGATCTGCTCCCGGTGATCAGCTTCGGCTCCAAGCAGGACAGTGTAACGGAGAAGCGGCATAGCGAGTTCGTGCAGCGGATGATCGAACGTGGCTACACTGAACGCCAGGTCCGCCGATTGGTGGACTGGTACATGCGGGTGAACAAGGCGGGTTGA
- a CDS encoding SpoVR family protein encodes MAMQAGKSSLLFSGSDWDFKTLSRVYEAIEAIAIEELHLDVYPVQMEIISSQQMLDAYSSQGMPLMYHHWSFGKHFLYQDLLYRKGRHGLAYELVINSNPCIVYLMEENTMALQALVTAHAALGHNHFFKNNHLYKQWTDAGAILSYLDFAKGYIARCEERHGVAAVEAILDAAHALREQGVFRYQRPLKLSSQRQREDMREHLGYEDRSHDHLWRTLPHAKDANKGGKTDLGMTERKKMLNLPEENLLYFLEKNSLVLEPWQREIIRIVRVIAQYFYPQRQTQVMNEGCATFVHYTLMNMLFDKGRISEGAMLEILRSHSNVTFQRAFDNPRFSGINPYALGLDMMRDIQRISTEPTAEDRDWFPDIAGNGNWRQTLLDAWANYRDESFIRQYLSPALIRKWRFFILADATGEAQYEVAAIHNERGYEKIRAALARSYDIGASRADIQVVDVDLLGDRHLRLQHNVKDGVMLEDGSRDVTLSHIRRLWGYDVSLAAIDAQTGATIAERSTTQIGQ; translated from the coding sequence ATGGCCATGCAAGCCGGTAAATCCAGTTTGCTCTTTTCCGGTTCAGACTGGGATTTTAAGACGCTGTCGCGTGTCTATGAAGCCATCGAGGCGATCGCTATCGAAGAGCTTCACCTCGATGTCTATCCGGTGCAGATGGAAATCATCTCGTCCCAGCAGATGCTCGACGCCTATTCCTCGCAGGGCATGCCGCTGATGTACCACCACTGGTCCTTCGGCAAGCATTTCCTCTACCAGGATTTGCTGTATCGCAAAGGTCGGCACGGGCTCGCTTATGAACTCGTGATCAATTCCAACCCCTGCATCGTCTACCTGATGGAGGAAAACACCATGGCGCTGCAGGCGCTGGTGACGGCCCATGCCGCGCTAGGCCACAATCATTTTTTCAAGAACAATCATCTGTACAAGCAATGGACGGACGCCGGCGCCATCCTGAGCTATCTAGACTTCGCGAAGGGCTATATTGCACGGTGCGAGGAGCGACACGGCGTGGCAGCTGTTGAGGCAATCCTCGACGCCGCCCACGCACTGAGGGAACAGGGCGTATTCAGGTATCAACGGCCCCTGAAGCTGTCGTCGCAACGGCAGCGCGAAGACATGCGCGAGCACCTTGGCTACGAAGACCGTTCCCACGATCACCTATGGCGAACGCTCCCGCATGCCAAGGATGCAAACAAGGGCGGGAAAACGGACCTCGGCATGACGGAGCGCAAGAAAATGCTCAACCTGCCTGAGGAGAACCTGCTTTATTTTCTGGAAAAGAACAGTCTGGTCCTGGAACCCTGGCAGCGCGAAATCATCAGGATCGTCCGCGTCATCGCGCAATATTTCTATCCGCAGCGACAAACGCAGGTGATGAACGAAGGCTGTGCCACCTTCGTGCACTACACACTCATGAACATGCTGTTCGACAAGGGCCGGATCAGCGAGGGCGCGATGCTGGAAATTCTGCGCAGCCATTCAAACGTGACCTTCCAGCGGGCGTTCGACAATCCACGTTTTTCTGGCATCAATCCCTACGCCTTGGGCCTCGACATGATGCGGGACATCCAGCGCATATCGACGGAGCCGACCGCGGAGGATAGGGACTGGTTCCCCGATATCGCCGGAAATGGCAACTGGCGCCAGACCCTGCTCGACGCGTGGGCCAATTATCGCGACGAGTCCTTCATCCGCCAGTATCTGAGCCCAGCGCTCATACGGAAATGGCGGTTTTTTATCCTCGCCGATGCCACCGGCGAAGCGCAGTACGAAGTCGCGGCGATCCACAATGAGCGCGGCTATGAAAAGATTCGCGCGGCGCTCGCTCGTAGTTACGACATCGGCGCGAGCCGAGCGGATATCCAGGTTGTGGATGTGGATCTTCTCGGCGACCGGCATTTGCGGCTGCAGCACAATGTGAAGGACGGGGTCATGCTGGAGGACGGGAGCCGCGACGTAACGCTGAGCCACATCCGAAGACTCTGGGGCTATGACGTCAGCCTGGCAGCGATCGACGCACAGACAGGTGCGACAATCGCCGAACGTTCGACCACCCAAATTGGGCAGTGA
- a CDS encoding invasion associated locus B family protein: MASWVSAAAAQQQAATLPNGASSLQETYQDWRLACTIQENARVCTVSQDQAQQNGQRLLAVELRTSPSGGLGGTLLLPFGILFEPGVSAQIDDAPMLARLPFRTCLPNGCIALFPVDRALMQKLKAGAVLKLNVTTAADTKMSFPVSLKGLGAALDRAAALSAR, from the coding sequence ATGGCTTCGTGGGTGTCGGCTGCCGCGGCCCAGCAGCAGGCGGCCACGCTTCCCAACGGCGCATCATCGCTCCAGGAAACCTACCAGGATTGGCGGCTGGCCTGCACTATCCAGGAGAACGCTCGGGTCTGCACGGTCTCGCAGGATCAGGCGCAACAAAACGGCCAAAGGCTTCTAGCTGTGGAATTGCGCACGAGTCCCAGCGGTGGCCTGGGCGGAACCCTGCTCCTGCCGTTCGGCATCCTGTTCGAACCCGGCGTCTCGGCTCAGATAGACGACGCGCCGATGTTGGCCCGATTGCCGTTCCGGACCTGCTTGCCGAACGGATGCATTGCGTTGTTTCCGGTTGATCGGGCCCTCATGCAGAAACTGAAGGCAGGTGCCGTACTGAAGCTCAACGTCACGACGGCGGCGGATACCAAAATGAGCTTTCCCGTCTCTCTGAAAGGTCTTGGCGCCGCCCTCGATCGCGCCGCGGCGCTGAGCGCTCGTTAA
- a CDS encoding YadA-like family protein, translating to VDAIGTTLNTIGGSVTNLGNTINNIAGDTSTAYTDANGVGIRYARTNETGLAQTDSFAQGVGSTAVGYQATATGVSGLALGRDSQASIDGSVALGSGSVSDRALAPATGQIAAGPSNFIQYNTTDKTLLGAVSVGTSTSYRQITNVADGTQAQDAVTVRQLQGAIASVATTPTKYFHANSAAGDSLAVGAESVAIGPTTVVNGDNGVGIGNGAIVDQTAPGGTAIGQNAHVMLADGLALGTNSTAAGVQSVALGAGANSTFANSVALGAQSITTVGAQANYTAYALASPQTSAGEVSIGSAGAQRKLTNVAAGSANTDAVNVSQLRGVSQNVANLFGGSTTVNPDGSITGPTYTIQGNNYSTVYDGFTAVNNALTNISNGGGIKYFHANSTLADSTASGTDSVAIGPASVASGTNSLAAGNGSTATGQGAVALGQGAKANNANDVALGSGSVTQTAVGTPSTVINGKTYAFAGTTPIGTVSVGGAGAERTITNVAAGQINAGSTDAINGSQLYATNTAVEDLKSGLGSLTQNAVVYDTNPDGSKKNSITLQGGDVNAPVVISNVGPGVAGTDAVNVNQLNNRVDYAISTSNTYTDKVAATTLQQANNYTDQKLSQLNTDISGIRDEARQAAAIGLAAASLRYDDRPGKLSVAAGGGFWRDAGAFAFGAGYTSEDGRIRGNVSGTAAGGNVGVGAGISFTLN from the coding sequence GTCGACGCCATCGGCACCACGCTCAACACGATCGGCGGTTCGGTGACCAATCTTGGCAACACGATCAACAACATCGCCGGCGATACATCGACCGCCTATACCGACGCCAATGGTGTGGGCATCCGCTACGCCCGCACCAACGAGACTGGACTGGCGCAAACCGATTCCTTCGCTCAAGGTGTCGGCTCCACCGCTGTCGGCTACCAGGCGACAGCGACCGGTGTCAGCGGACTGGCTCTCGGCCGCGACAGCCAGGCCAGCATCGATGGCAGCGTGGCCCTCGGTTCCGGCTCGGTTTCCGATCGCGCATTGGCGCCGGCCACCGGCCAGATTGCCGCCGGTCCTTCCAACTTCATCCAGTACAACACCACCGACAAGACGTTGCTCGGCGCCGTGTCAGTCGGCACCAGCACCTCCTACCGCCAGATCACCAACGTGGCTGACGGCACGCAGGCGCAGGATGCCGTCACCGTCCGCCAGCTGCAGGGGGCGATCGCCTCGGTCGCGACGACCCCGACCAAGTATTTCCATGCCAATTCGGCGGCCGGCGATTCGCTGGCGGTGGGCGCCGAGTCGGTCGCGATCGGCCCGACCACGGTGGTCAACGGCGACAATGGCGTCGGCATCGGCAATGGCGCCATCGTCGACCAGACCGCGCCCGGCGGAACGGCCATCGGCCAGAACGCCCATGTGATGCTGGCCGACGGCCTGGCGCTCGGCACCAATTCGACCGCTGCCGGCGTCCAGTCGGTGGCGCTCGGCGCTGGCGCCAACAGTACCTTCGCCAACAGCGTGGCGCTCGGTGCACAATCCATCACCACTGTCGGTGCGCAGGCGAACTACACGGCCTATGCGCTGGCAAGCCCACAAACCTCGGCCGGCGAGGTGTCGATCGGCTCCGCCGGGGCCCAACGCAAGCTTACCAATGTCGCGGCGGGCTCGGCCAATACCGACGCCGTCAATGTCTCCCAGCTTCGGGGCGTGTCGCAAAATGTCGCCAACCTGTTCGGCGGCAGCACTACGGTCAACCCAGACGGATCGATCACCGGACCGACATACACCATCCAGGGCAACAACTACTCGACCGTCTATGACGGCTTCACGGCCGTCAACAATGCCCTGACCAACATCTCGAATGGCGGCGGCATCAAGTATTTCCACGCCAATTCGACGCTGGCCGACTCTACCGCCAGCGGTACCGACAGCGTCGCGATCGGGCCGGCCAGCGTGGCGAGCGGCACCAACAGCCTTGCCGCCGGCAATGGCTCGACGGCCACGGGGCAAGGTGCGGTGGCGCTCGGCCAGGGCGCCAAAGCCAACAACGCCAACGATGTGGCGCTCGGTTCGGGCTCGGTGACCCAGACTGCGGTCGGCACACCAAGCACCGTCATCAACGGCAAGACCTACGCCTTTGCTGGCACCACCCCGATCGGGACCGTCAGTGTCGGCGGTGCCGGCGCCGAGCGGACGATCACCAATGTCGCCGCCGGACAGATCAACGCCGGCAGCACCGATGCGATAAACGGCTCGCAGCTCTACGCCACCAACACGGCGGTCGAGGATTTGAAATCGGGCCTCGGATCGCTCACCCAGAATGCTGTCGTCTATGACACCAATCCGGACGGCAGCAAGAAGAACAGCATCACGCTTCAGGGCGGCGACGTCAACGCGCCGGTCGTCATCTCCAATGTCGGCCCCGGTGTTGCCGGCACCGACGCGGTCAACGTCAACCAACTGAACAACCGCGTGGATTATGCCATCAGCACGTCCAACACCTATACCGACAAGGTGGCCGCCACGACCCTGCAACAAGCCAATAACTACACCGACCAGAAGCTCAGCCAGCTCAATACGGACATCAGCGGCATACGCGACGAAGCCCGCCAGGCGGCGGCGATCGGGCTTGCCGCCGCCTCGCTGCGTTACGATGACCGGCCCGGAAAGCTAAGTGTTGCGGCCGGTGGCGGCTTCTGGCGGGACGCCGGCGCCTTCGCCTTTGGCGCGGGCTACACCAGTGAGGACGGCCGCATCCGCGGCAATGTGTCTGGTACGGCCGCGGGCGGAAACGTCGGCGTCGGCGCCGGCATCAGCTTCACCTTGAACTGA
- a CDS encoding YadA family autotransporter adhesin, which translates to MTDNRISSGSLVRRRAVNFVGHWIANADLGSRSLRRRLMAMLRMAHRVLGLKRGRLGHGMLGIGVSVRATLAPMVAFAALVAATSAAGAATVNLGGATTGGAGSQVGIGTGAQAVASGTGGSPIAIGNNANASGTAPVGFTFEATAIGNGATATGAWSSAVGTTASATGTGASAFGTSANASANQATAIGNGAAASNLEAMAVGYLAKASGQYSVALGRSAAASGDGGMALGAGTVASNVNAVALGVNANATAAGASALGTFAVASGGNSTAVGVSSTASANYAFAAGWSSNASAVRASAMGYQATASAVDAIAMGTNAKADSAEAVAMGTNAVATGGKAVSIGSGNTAYGNGAVSIGDPSYASGTGAFTGGANNIANSDGTATATAANQANGAVAIGNNNKAIGQGSVALGNDSTAGAAGLAGNVALGNGATAAASSGDVALGSGSVTAVAVGTPSAVINGTTYAFQGTNPTSTVSIGAVGAERTITNLAAGRISGSSTDAINGSQLFATNQAVDAIGTTLNNINTGGGIKYFHANSTLADSSATGTDSVAIGPVATATGTSAIAAGTNASASGISASAFGNGAVASALNAAAFGYIAKASGQYSTAVGPNANASATSSTAIGQNAAASDVQATALGTAANASASDALALGANATAGNAGAVALGSGSVTAAAVGTPSTVINGTTYAFQGTNPTSTVSIGAVGAERTITNLAAGRISGSSTDAINGSQLFATNQA; encoded by the coding sequence ATGACCGACAATCGCATTTCGAGTGGCTCGCTTGTTCGGCGTCGGGCGGTGAATTTCGTTGGGCATTGGATCGCGAACGCCGATCTTGGCTCACGCTCGCTGCGCCGCCGCCTGATGGCGATGCTGCGCATGGCCCATCGCGTGCTTGGCCTCAAGCGAGGCCGGCTGGGGCATGGGATGCTTGGCATCGGCGTGTCTGTCAGGGCGACTCTGGCGCCGATGGTCGCGTTCGCCGCCCTTGTGGCAGCGACTTCAGCCGCGGGCGCAGCCACCGTGAACCTTGGCGGGGCGACCACTGGCGGTGCCGGGTCGCAAGTCGGCATAGGGACCGGCGCTCAGGCCGTCGCCAGCGGCACAGGCGGCTCTCCGATCGCCATAGGCAACAACGCCAATGCAAGCGGAACAGCCCCTGTCGGCTTTACTTTCGAAGCGACCGCGATTGGCAATGGGGCGACCGCCACCGGGGCGTGGTCCTCCGCCGTTGGCACGACCGCGTCAGCGACCGGGACCGGCGCCAGCGCTTTCGGTACGTCGGCCAATGCCTCGGCAAATCAGGCCACGGCGATCGGAAATGGGGCGGCAGCCTCAAACCTCGAAGCGATGGCGGTCGGCTATCTCGCCAAAGCGTCGGGACAATACTCGGTGGCTCTTGGCCGGAGTGCGGCGGCCTCTGGCGACGGCGGCATGGCGTTGGGCGCAGGTACGGTCGCAAGTAATGTCAATGCAGTCGCACTCGGTGTTAACGCCAACGCCACCGCAGCCGGCGCCAGCGCCCTGGGCACCTTCGCCGTCGCCTCGGGAGGGAATTCCACCGCGGTTGGTGTCAGCTCCACGGCCAGCGCCAACTATGCGTTCGCCGCGGGCTGGTCATCCAATGCCAGCGCGGTCAGAGCGAGCGCTATGGGTTATCAGGCCACTGCCAGCGCGGTGGACGCCATCGCCATGGGCACCAACGCCAAGGCTGATTCCGCCGAAGCGGTCGCCATGGGCACCAATGCGGTGGCGACCGGCGGCAAGGCGGTGTCGATCGGCTCCGGCAACACCGCCTACGGCAACGGCGCTGTCTCCATCGGCGATCCGAGCTATGCCAGCGGCACGGGTGCCTTCACCGGCGGCGCCAACAACATCGCAAATAGCGACGGAACGGCAACGGCCACCGCCGCCAACCAGGCCAACGGTGCCGTCGCCATCGGCAACAACAACAAGGCGATCGGGCAAGGTTCCGTGGCGCTGGGTAATGACTCCACCGCGGGGGCCGCCGGCCTTGCGGGCAATGTCGCGCTGGGCAATGGCGCCACCGCGGCGGCGAGCTCCGGCGATGTGGCGCTGGGCTCGGGCTCGGTGACCGCCGTAGCGGTCGGCACGCCCAGCGCTGTGATCAATGGCACCACCTACGCCTTCCAGGGCACCAACCCGACTTCGACGGTCAGCATCGGCGCGGTCGGCGCCGAGCGCACCATCACCAACTTAGCGGCGGGGCGGATCAGCGGATCCTCGACGGATGCGATCAACGGCTCGCAGCTCTTCGCCACCAACCAGGCGGTCGACGCCATCGGCACGACCTTGAACAACATCAACACCGGCGGCGGCATCAAGTATTTCCATGCCAACTCGACGCTGGCGGACTCGTCGGCGACGGGTACGGACTCGGTCGCGATCGGACCTGTCGCGACCGCGACGGGGACGAGCGCCATCGCGGCCGGTACCAATGCGAGCGCCTCCGGCATCAGCGCCTCGGCCTTCGGCAACGGCGCCGTTGCATCGGCCCTGAACGCAGCGGCGTTTGGATACATAGCCAAGGCCTCAGGCCAATACAGCACCGCCGTTGGGCCCAATGCCAATGCTTCGGCCACGTCCAGCACGGCGATCGGCCAGAACGCGGCTGCATCCGACGTTCAAGCGACCGCTCTCGGCACAGCAGCGAATGCCAGCGCCTCGGATGCGCTCGCTCTGGGCGCCAACGCCACCGCCGGCAACGCAGGCGCCGTCGCGCTTGGCTCGGGCAGTGTCACCGCCGCGGCGGTTGGGACGCCCAGCACTGTGATCAACGGCACGACCTATGCCTTCCAGGGCACCAACCCGACCTCGACGGTCAGCATCGGCGCGGTCGGCGCCGAGCGCACCATCACCAACTTAGCGGCGGGGCGGATCAGCGGATCCTCGACGGATGCGATCAACGGCTCGCAGCTCTTCGCCACCAACCAGGCG
- a CDS encoding invasion associated locus B family protein yields MKGLAALTCLALCGGLAPAVGQVASPYRIKPSDVVLPPEVKLGDYQRTIRPFENWTLICDENLKARKKVCNVSQVIEDISGKMAFSWSLAATQDGKPYMIVRTAPNARSDGLVSLKFDGRNQAIDVHLNGCNEMVCVGMLPVGPVMRQQISQNATSAISYSTVDGQTITVIATLKGLSEALSPVK; encoded by the coding sequence ATGAAAGGACTTGCCGCACTGACTTGCCTGGCGCTCTGCGGCGGTCTCGCACCGGCCGTCGGGCAGGTTGCCTCGCCGTACAGGATCAAGCCTTCGGATGTGGTGCTGCCGCCCGAGGTGAAGCTCGGTGACTACCAGCGTACCATCCGCCCTTTCGAGAATTGGACACTGATCTGCGACGAGAACCTCAAAGCCCGCAAGAAGGTCTGCAATGTCTCGCAGGTGATCGAGGACATCTCCGGCAAGATGGCCTTCAGCTGGTCGCTTGCCGCCACTCAGGACGGCAAGCCGTACATGATCGTGCGCACCGCGCCGAACGCCAGGAGCGACGGCCTGGTGTCGCTGAAGTTCGATGGACGGAACCAGGCGATCGACGTTCACCTGAACGGCTGCAACGAAATGGTCTGTGTCGGCATGTTGCCGGTCGGGCCCGTCATGCGCCAGCAAATCTCGCAGAATGCGACGTCGGCGATCTCCTACTCGACCGTCGACGGTCAGACGATCACGGTGATCGCAACCCTCAAGGGGCTGTCAGAGGCCCTTTCGCCAGTCAAGTAA
- a CDS encoding YeaH/YhbH family protein produces the protein MPIFIDRRLNPKDKSLGNRQRFLLRAREELKQSIRDQIRTGRIADVDAEHVVSIPTKGTGEPSFTDANDSGRRQYILPGNKHFIPGDRIPKPVQVGGTGSPGNAESEDDFRFLLSQEEVLDLFFEDLELPDMVKLNLKQMLAFKPRRAGFTATGFPTNINVGRTMRNSHGRRIALRRPKQEDLDAIVQELATLEAGAPSAASHQRIAALQEELERLQRRRKRIGYIDPVDIRFNRFEAWPVPNTNAVMFCLMDVSGSMGERDKDLAKRFFVLLHLFLKRRYERTELVFIRHTHQAQEVDEETFFYCTQSGGTVVSTALEEMRRIIEERYPSREWNIYAAQASDGDNSATDSERCIALLDGQVMRLCQYFAYVEIIDERESHIFRATDNGTSLWRAYSAVKLKWLNFQMSRIATPADIYPVFRQLFAKQPALPKRA, from the coding sequence ATGCCGATCTTTATCGACCGCCGATTGAATCCGAAAGACAAGAGCCTCGGCAACCGCCAGCGCTTCCTGCTTCGCGCACGCGAAGAGTTGAAGCAAAGCATCCGGGACCAGATCCGCACCGGCAGGATCGCCGACGTCGATGCGGAGCATGTCGTCTCGATACCCACGAAGGGCACAGGCGAGCCGAGTTTCACGGACGCGAACGACAGCGGCAGGCGTCAGTATATTCTGCCCGGCAACAAGCATTTCATCCCAGGAGACCGAATCCCGAAGCCTGTCCAGGTCGGTGGCACAGGATCGCCAGGCAACGCAGAATCGGAAGACGATTTTCGTTTCCTGCTCTCGCAGGAGGAGGTGCTGGATCTTTTTTTCGAGGATCTTGAACTCCCCGACATGGTGAAGCTCAATCTAAAGCAGATGCTTGCTTTCAAGCCGCGTCGAGCAGGCTTCACAGCAACCGGCTTCCCCACCAACATCAATGTCGGGCGCACGATGCGAAACAGCCATGGCCGTCGCATAGCACTACGGCGTCCCAAGCAGGAGGACCTTGATGCGATCGTGCAGGAACTCGCAACCCTGGAAGCAGGGGCACCGAGCGCAGCGTCGCACCAGCGCATTGCGGCATTGCAGGAAGAGCTTGAGCGGCTGCAACGCCGCCGCAAGCGGATAGGCTATATTGACCCAGTCGACATTCGCTTCAACCGTTTCGAGGCCTGGCCGGTGCCGAATACCAATGCGGTCATGTTCTGTCTCATGGACGTCTCCGGTTCCATGGGTGAGCGTGACAAGGATCTGGCCAAACGTTTTTTCGTGCTGCTGCACCTCTTCCTGAAACGCCGCTATGAGCGTACCGAACTCGTCTTCATCCGCCATACGCACCAGGCACAGGAGGTGGACGAGGAAACGTTCTTCTACTGTACGCAAAGCGGCGGCACGGTGGTTTCCACGGCACTCGAAGAGATGCGCCGGATCATCGAGGAACGCTACCCCAGCCGCGAATGGAATATCTATGCCGCCCAGGCATCGGACGGCGACAATTCCGCCACCGATTCCGAGCGCTGCATAGCTCTGCTGGACGGCCAGGTCATGCGCCTGTGCCAGTATTTCGCCTATGTCGAGATCATCGACGAACGAGAGAGCCATATCTTCCGCGCCACTGACAATGGGACCTCGCTCTGGCGCGCCTACAGCGCCGTCAAGCTGAAATGGCTGAACTTCCAGATGAGCCGCATTGCCACCCCAGCCGACATCTATCCCGTCTTTCGCCAGCTTTTCGCCAAGCAGCCGGCACTCCCGAAGAGGGCTTAA